GCGGACTCGGCTCCATCACCGGTTCCATCATCGCCGGAGTGGGCATCACCGTGGTGCTCGAATGGCTCAGGTTCGTGGAAAATCCCATCACCATCGGCGATTGGAGCATGGACGGCATTCCGGGCATGCGCATGGTGGTCTTTTCCCTGGTGCTCATCTTGGTCATCCTCTTCAGGCGCGAGGGCATCATGGGCATGCGTGAAATCACCTGGGACGGCGTGGCCAGGTTCATGAAGCGAGGTAAGGCATGAGCATGATTCTTGAGACAAAAAATCTGACCATGCGCTTCGGAGGCCTGGTCGCCGTCTCCGACTTCACCGCGAGCGTGCCCCAGGGCAGCATCACTGGGCTGATCGGTCCCAACGGCGCGGGCAAGACCACCTGCTTCAACATGGTCACGGGTTTTTACCGTCCCTCCGAGGGCCAGGTCTTCTTCGAGGGCAAGGAACTCACCGGCATGAATCCGCATCAGGTCTGCCGGGCCGGCATTGCCCGCACCTTTCAGAATATCCGCCTTTTCGGCAACGAGACGGCGCTGGAAAACGTCATGATCGGCAGTTTCGTGCGTCAGCGCACAGGCTGGATCCAGTCCGTGCTCATGACTCCGGCGTCGCTTCGGGAAGAAAAGGAGATCCGCAAGAAATCCATGGAACTCCTCGAAATCGTCGGGCTTGGAGACATTGCCGCTGAAAAGGCCAACAGCCTGCCTTACGGTGCGCAGCGCCGCCTCGAGATCGCTCGCGCCCTGGCCACCGGGCCTCGCTTCCTGCTGCTCGACGAGCCTGCGGCGGGCATGAACCCCCAGGAGTCCATGGAACTCATGGACTTCATCCGCACCATCCGGACCCGCTTCGACCTGACCATCCTGCTCATCGAGCACGACATGAAAGTGGTCATGGGCGTGTGCGAGCACATGTGGGTTCTGGACTACGGTGTGACCATCGCCGAGGGCGGTCCGGAATCCATCCAGTCCAATCCCAAGGTCATTGAAGCCTATCTGGGTGAGGAGTACGTGAAATATGCTTAAGATCAGTGACTTGCATGTATATTATGGGGGCATTCATGCCCTCAAGGGCATTTCCCTCGATGTGCCCACGGGCCAGATTGTGACCCTTATCGGAGCCAATGGCGCGGGCAAGAGCAGCACGCTTCGGGCCATCTCCGGGCTGATCAAGAACAAGAAGGGCACCATCACCTACAACGATCGCGACATCACCACCCTTGATCCGGTGGAGATCGTCAAGGGTGGGATCGTCATGTCTCCGGAAGGGCGGCGCATCTTCCCGCACCTCTCGGTGACCGAGAACCTGTATCTGGGGGCTTACAGCCGCAGCGACAAGGACGGGATCGAGCGGGACAAGGAGTGGGTCTTCGACCTATTCCCGCGCATGCGTGAACGCCAGAACCAGAAGGGCGGCACCCTGTCCGGCGGCGAACAGCAGATGCTGGCCGTGGGCAGGGCGCTGATGAGCGCTCCCGACGTGGTCATGCTCGACGAACCCTCTCTGGGTCTGGCTCCGCTCCTGGTCAAGGATGTTTTTGAGATCATCAAGATCATCAACGCCCAGGGCAAGACCGTCGTTCTGGTCGAACAGAACGCCTTCGCGGCCCTCAAGGTTGCCCACTACGCCTATGTGCTTGAAACCGGGGCCATTGTCCTGCAGGGGTCCGGCGAGGAACTGCTCAGTGACGATCGTGTCATCCAGGCCTATCTTGGTGGCTGACGTCAATGCCGTGCGGCGGCAATGATCCCAAAAGGAACATGTGCGCGGCCAGCCTTCAGAACGAACACGAACCCTCCCACTCTTATGAGTCGGAGGGTTTTTTCATGTGGACCGTGTGTCGATTTGCGCCAGCAAGGTACAAGCGCAT
The Desulfomicrobium macestii genome window above contains:
- a CDS encoding ABC transporter ATP-binding protein, which encodes MSMILETKNLTMRFGGLVAVSDFTASVPQGSITGLIGPNGAGKTTCFNMVTGFYRPSEGQVFFEGKELTGMNPHQVCRAGIARTFQNIRLFGNETALENVMIGSFVRQRTGWIQSVLMTPASLREEKEIRKKSMELLEIVGLGDIAAEKANSLPYGAQRRLEIARALATGPRFLLLDEPAAGMNPQESMELMDFIRTIRTRFDLTILLIEHDMKVVMGVCEHMWVLDYGVTIAEGGPESIQSNPKVIEAYLGEEYVKYA
- a CDS encoding ABC transporter ATP-binding protein; translation: MLKISDLHVYYGGIHALKGISLDVPTGQIVTLIGANGAGKSSTLRAISGLIKNKKGTITYNDRDITTLDPVEIVKGGIVMSPEGRRIFPHLSVTENLYLGAYSRSDKDGIERDKEWVFDLFPRMRERQNQKGGTLSGGEQQMLAVGRALMSAPDVVMLDEPSLGLAPLLVKDVFEIIKIINAQGKTVVLVEQNAFAALKVAHYAYVLETGAIVLQGSGEELLSDDRVIQAYLGG